The DNA window TTCGGTTTTATTTCTTTTGTTCAGAGCCTCCTCAAAATTCCGTGAAGTACTTGACATGGCCCCGGACAGCATCATCTCATTATGCTTCATCGCAAAATCTTCCAGATGCAAACTCGTTTGATAATACCGCTGATCTTAGTAACAATCTTTTTGAAAACTTCTGTATGCTATCTGGTAGTCATGCCTCAACCTTGGACAGGCTTTATGCATGGGAGAAGAAGCTTTATGATGAAGTAAAGGTATGCTTTTCCATCACCATCACAATGTCTATTTTTCGGTGTTATATCTTACTGAATAATTGCTGCTGCTGCTAAATCTCTTAGAGGATATTCCACCTTTTTCAGGCTGGACAGGTGCTTAGAAGTAATTTTGATCGGAAGTGCAAGTTTCTACGACTGCAAGAATCACGAGGACATGGTACTGAGAAAGCACGTTCTGTAGTCAAGGATCTACATTCAAGAATTCGAGTTTCTATTCACAGAATTAACTCTATCTCAATGAAAATCGAAGAAATTAGAGACGAGGAGCTTCAGCCCCAACTCGAGGAGTTAATCGAAGGGTGAACATTTGTCAATATTTTCATTGATAATTTATAAGCAAGAACTTCCTCAATAGTGAAAGTCGTCCCTCCTTACCTTGGGTAAAAGAATATGCAAGTTTAATTGTCATTGTCTCCAAATGTCAAGTATTGCCCCTCCCCCATCATTTTCAGTTCTATGTTGAATCACATATAAATTCAAGACTACGCCTTTAGTCACCCAACTATCTGCTTTCTTGGTTCTGCCCCTACATAGGGAACTTGGGATGCAACAACGATTGCTACCTTGTGGTTATCTATATGGCATAAGGATTGAATCATGAGGCTTTACTATTCtacaattttaaatattttaagggAGGGGAAAACAGTTATATTTTTTGGTAGAATATAAAGCATTCGAGCCTCAGATAACTAATTGTTCTTGTTACCAATGACAGACTGACTAGAATGTGGGAAACAATGCTGGAATGTCACAATCTTCAATTTCACATCGCAACAATAACGCATCGCCCTGGAAGCACAGAACCCACAGTTCACTCAGATTCACAAAGACAGATTACTATTAATCTGGAAAATGAACTGAATTATCTATCTTCCAGCTTCACAAAATGGTTAGGCGCGCAGAAGATATACATCGAAGCAATAGATAAGTGGCTCTTCAAATGTGTTTTGCTTCCACAGAATACTTCCAAGAGGAACAAGAGAATGAAACCTCCACCCATAAGAAACTGCGGCCCACCCATATACAAGATATCTGGCGCTTGGTTGGAGATGATCAATGAATTACCGTGTAAAGGAGTCGTTGATTCGATCAAAGAGTTAGCAGCAGAAGTTGCTCATTTCATACCCCATCAAGAAAAGAATAGTGAGAACAGTGTGATTCGCTCGTACAAAACATCCTTGTCAGATGCACCTGATGGTGATCATGGTATCAATATGTCAAGAGACAAAGTTTTCGAGGATCATGTGGCTGTGTTTGATCGATTTTGTACGAGGTTGGTGGGTTTTCTTGGCTGTTTGAACAGCTTTGCAGAGTGTTCAGTGAAGAAGTTTGCTGAACTCCAGAAGGCCATCCAGGAAGCCAAGAATAATCATGAAACACTTGAAGTCCCGACAGAAGGGGATTTGGTCTGATTTTAGACACAGATGGCTCGGCCCCCCTGGAAGGAGGCCTTCTTGGCCTTCCACCTAAGCTGTGCAGGAAAGGCCCAAACCCAATCTCGGGGAACAGTGAGAGCTAAGGATGCAAAAATAAGTGATAAATAATGCCTATATGTAAAATGGTTGGTTTGTTAATTGTAAATTATGAGGCGCATAAATAAAACTGCAGGACAGGACAACTTCCCAATAGTGGGATTGGATTTTAAATGGAAGTGCTCAATATACGTCCATGACTTCATATGTGTTAGCTAAATAGGTTGATTCAAGAGCTAGAGGTGTTGCAATGGGTTATGAGTGCAAACAAATTAGGACGAGCTTTTCGAGATGGTTGAATTTAAATTTATCGAATTTGAGCCTTTCTTGGAAAAGTTAGATTTATCGAATTTGAGCATGTCTTGGAAAAGTCGATCTAGGAATTGTgtgaataatatttttgaatattAATCCAACCAAAATTTATGTAACAAAATCAAACCAATAGTATTTCATCGTATGTATTTATTCAAATCACATGAACAATGTAACGGAGTATACCATCAAAATTAGCCACACAACAAATGTATGTTCACTGTAAGCAAAGTATCTACCACAATCTCACACTATAGTCGCAGTTCGTAGACACGATTTTAGCATTCTCATTTAATGTATTTGTCACTATGTCGCATTTCACCTTGACTGTAAATTTCCAGGTCTTGGCCAACCCCACCTTTAGCTTCACCGGCGCCTTCAATCTCACCACAAACGGCACCGTTCCTTGATTCTGCTCGTTGCTTAACGCCGTTCTGACGGCACCGCCTATGACGACGTTGGATCCGGTCGGGGTTACGTGGATCATCGTAGTATTCTTCTTCGGCTGATAAAAAACCGGCAAAACGCCGTCGCTGAACTTCACGTCGTTAAAGAAAACGGTAACGGCGCTATCCTCCAAGTAATAAATCCCCACCTTCCCGTTGGGGTTCTCCGCTCTGATGGTGACGTTAAATCCCGGAGAAATAGGGGCGGGTGACGTCAGGTTCATCCCCTCAATGGCGATGTTCGTCACCGTGTATTTAGGAGATTTGAAACGGAAGACGAGGTAAAGCACTCCGGCTGAGACAGCTGCTGCTATAACCAGGAATAAAAGGAGGCAGAAAGTGAAGCAGCAGCAACGGCGGCAGCAGCTCTTGCGGCTTTTGCGCCGAGTGAGGGCTTCGAATTTTTTGGCATTCTCCGGCGGCGGATATCGGAATATTTGTTCCCTGGGGAGCTGAAACACGTAAGTCGCCGGTGGAAGGGGGGACCGGTTTCGACGGCGGAGGGTTCGGTGGCTTTGGATGCTCAGCGGATTGCTTGGGTGAAGTATCGGAGGATGAAGACGAAGGCGGCGGATCGGAGGTGGTGGGATGAACACGCTGATCAGCCATCCTGAATCATGCACTAAAATCAGATGAATAAAAATTCAAGAAATCGAAGCTTTCTTATATGAAAAATGGAGATTGAATACGTAGGCAGTGTGGATATATGTTTGTGTGCGGGAGTTGATAAATTCGAAGATAATTGTGTGTAATGACGCGTGAGACATAAGCCGCGTTAAATACAGTTGTTACACACTCctcttaaattttaaattcaagcGTACATCACACATATATACTAACGCATATATTTCATGTACATATATTCTTTATCGCTGACGGTTTAAATAtgagtaggttttttgtgagacggtctcacggatctttatctgtgagatagatcaattctatatatatttacaataaaaagtaatacgtatagaataaaatgtaatattttttcatgaatgactcaaataaatatccgtctcacaaaatataatctatgagactgtctcacacaaatttttgtctttgtTTGTTTTTCATATACGAGATATTTCTAAAACATAATTAATAAGAACATATTGGAAAATTAATCATAATAAAATAGTAATTGGAcattaaaaaaatgatatttccgaTTAGTTCATATCAAGTCAGATATTGATCATTTCATAAAACTGATCAGTGAAACAATATCACGTAAGTTTTTGTTAAGTTTTGTTGTCGTAATACACTCAAGCTCTCACGTTTTATTAGAAAGTAAAGATATTGGTTTTATTATAACTGTTGTATCCATTATGTCTTATTTAGAATAAATATTACATGTGTCGTGCAAATGTATGGATTAATAATAACTCTTGGtggtaaaagaaaaaaaaattacgtgGAATGATTAAAATTATGGTATTTCAAAATCAATGATAATTTAGTAGCAGACAAGATTGTCATGcagttttaaaatttaaaaagtaaAATAATGATACGCAAAGTACAATTTTTCAAATTGTTGAGAATTGGTCACACACATATACTTACAGATATTATGGACATTTATATAAACATAGATGGACAATAAATTTAATAAGAAACTTTCgatgaataaaattttaaagttaCAATTATATAAACGCAAATATAAAGTGTTTCgtcattttattgatcaaagCAAATTCAACCAGTGCGATCaaccaattaaataaataaaaattttaattaggtctcttatgagacagtctcacggattTTTATTCGTAGGACGGGTCAACAGTGCTTATATTTAtgatgaaaagtaatatttttttcgtgataaaatatttgtatcacaaaattgatctatgaaaccacctcacatgtgatattttaaatgtcttcttccTAGAAATAAGCTAACTGCTCCTAAAGAGTAAAGGGCATGCAAAAAAACAAGGgtgatttaaaaaaatagtaTTATTATTCAATATCTCAAATTGGAGACGGGTTATCAGATTCTAGACTCAATTGTTATAAAAACATATCTCGActgattaaaaaaaaagtggTATTACTTGGATGAAAAGAGAAAAGTGTACGTTGGAATAGCAGAAATCAAGTGTTTTGAaccaaaacatatatatatatatatatatatatatatatatatatatatatatatatatatatatatatatatatatatatatatattcatgtgATTATAATAAGCAAATAAGTAAGAAATGAAAGCACCTTTGAGTTAGTACTTTGCACAAGCAATCGACGAAACGAGAAATAAGCAAATAAGTAAGAAATGAAAGCACCTTTGAGTTAGTACTTTGCACAAGCAATCGACGAAACGAGAGTGACGGAGAGAAAGAGCCAACACCCTTTAATCAAAGCCTTTGAATTTGATACATTCAAGATTCATACATTTTCAACTTTTCATTATATAGGTTTGAATTAAGGGAGTTGTCATAATAAACAATTATACAATAATGATAATTCCAGTTCACATTAAGTTGTCAAATATTTTATACTTTTAGTttgcatttaaattttgaatcaagGTTAGGCTCAAAAAATTAACTTGCATAAAATAATCAGATGCTAGTGTAAGAACTCACAGGTAATACAACAAAGATATGTCTTAAATATATAGAtttggagtaggtctcttgtgatacggtctcacgaatctttatctgtgagacatgtcaaccataccgatgttcaaaataaaaaataatattttttcatggatgactcgaATAAGatacatgtctcacaaaatacgacccgtaaaatcgtctcacacaaatattTGACATAGATTTGtttgtttttcataaaaaaataagaaattcgTTAGAAAAAAAATGAcaagaaaattttataatttcccAAACATAGCTAAACCTAAATATATAAAGTAGACTAATATTTAAACAACCAAAAAAGAATTAAAACTTATACAATTGAGACAGACGAAGTAATTATAAAGTGTAGGAATTAGTCAGCTCAAGTTCCTTTCTTCTTGTCCTGATCAAATATCTAAGTATCGATTAATAAACTTGGCCAAATGAGTGGTCTGTTTCATTAAGAAAAGGTCCACTGAATTAATTAAATGTGTCGATTATTGTGTAGTAAACATATGGAATCAAGGCACTCAtcgatttttttgtaaaaaaggACAAATTTTAGCTTATTTTTAAtgtgtaatattttattttgtccgGCTAAGCAAATTTAGGGGGGTGATGTCCACATGTaagggattatattttttattttatttgggtcatgtaAACCAGACGATAATATCTAaggatgtaaacgaaccaaattttttgtgagctattcgaagctcgattcgataaaagctcgtttgagctcgtttaatgaggctcgttaagCTAAACAagccaaactcaagctttacagtattcggctcgttagctcgtgaacatgttcgttggtaagttcatgagtaatcttttagatgaaaaaataataattttgatatttgatttattgattttgcatattatttatgaaatatatagaaaaatctattaaatttatttattataataaatttacaaattttaataaaaataatatatttttctttaaatatataatttagttttaaattaatttaatgaaaatttaaatgtataattaagcttgtttaggctcgataaaagcttgaataagctcgcgagccatgcatatattcgttaaataaagctcgagcttgGCTACAAACCAAGatcaaacattcaagagttcgactcgactcgattacatccctaaCAATATCAACCtattaaaaatatcaaatacTGTCTATATTTTAAAGAGGTGATcgaaatcaaagttcttttaagtGCAGAATCAGAACCATTTTTTTGGGTATGATGATTTTGTTACAATTGGATCATGAATTTTAGATATcttcttaaatttaaattttggtGTCGGATGAGTTGTGATCTATAAGTCGTCGACCCGGTCTATATTTGcagtgaaaattaatatttttgagataaaaagtaataattttccgTGCAAGAGAgattcttttagcaaaattgatgGTGAGATTGTGTGTACCTTGACGTGAACTGATGCACAAGGTCTCAAGTGTTGAGAAATGGTAGCTTTAACCATACACAAGAACATTTAATCTCTATTACAATGCCAGACGAAAAATGAATTTCAAACTACACAACTagaaaattatgataaaggAAACTTCAAACAAACTAAAAAGTAAACAAGAAATTTacaaataaaatcttatttCAAAGTTTAGGCTATGACAGAGCTATGGTAGAAAGATCTTCAAAAACCATTTTCATGTCCGGCCGTTCAGCAGCCGGAAGAATACACTTCAGAGCAATTCGAAGCATGGAGGTTAGACCCTTTGGGACACTTACCACGCCCTGTGTCCCCATAATCTCCGCATCAAAGCATTCGTTTTCACGGTTCTCTTCAGCCATTTGACTAGCCCATTCTGATAAATCCACAACTTCAGGATTCCCTGGGATAATATCAACTGATCTTCTTCCGGTCAAAAGTTCCAGCAAAATGACGCCAAAAGCATAAACGTCGCTCATGAGAGATGGGCAAGGTTTGGTCATGTTCGCAAATTCAGGTGGCCGGTAGCCAAGAGCACCTGCATTCAGCACTTGCTCGGCCGTACCCGCTGACGTTAATAATCGGTGGAGACTGTAATCTGTTAGGAGTGTATTTGTGGTGGGAATTTCGATCAATATATTGGTCGATTTCAGATTTCCATGAGGTATGGCACTTTCGTTGTGTAGATAAGTGAGGCATCGAGTGATATCAATAGCGATCTTGAGCCTTTTCTTGAGTGACAAAGGAGGAAGTGTTGTTGGATCTGTCCCTGCAATTTAAAGCTTCAATATTTTTAGATTTCAAATTTAAACAATATGCATATAGGACCGCAGAACTTGGTAgtgttatgaaaatatttacgaaatGTACCATGAATATAGAGTGCCAAACATGGTGCGTCGATGTACTTAGTTATGATTAGTTTCTCGTGTTCCTTGGGACCCCAATAAAATCCTTGAAGAGAAACTAAATTGGGGTGTCGAATATTTCCTAGTCTCTTTGCCTCTCTTGCAAACTCCTTTCTCCCTTTCGCAATCCCTTCTTTTAGCAATTTTACTGCCAACACATGACATGAAGCAAGCACAGCCTTATACAGCGTTCCGTGGCAGCTCATACCAATCACTTCTGCAGGCGCAGCTGATAGTTCTTCTGCAGTAAATTTCAAGGAGTTACCATAAAGGTGTAGATCTCCTGCCAGTTTTTCTGGTGAGCAAACCTTTAGAGAATTTGAATTTTCAGGTTGGTGCCTAAGCACTGTAGGTGATGTGTTAGCAGATTGGGTGGTGGATACAGGACAAGGTACCACCACTTCAGTTTTTCTTGCTGATTCTTGAAACTCGCAGTCTTTCCTTTCGTCAACTGCTGAAGAGACATACCTCCGCTCATGGCCAGATTCTGCACCCACTGCACATAAAATCATAAGGAGACTGGACCATTGATGATGAATCAGGACAACGTTTTCTAAGATGCTCACCTTTTTTACCTCCAGTTTCCGTGGAGGTTGTAATAACTCTTTGTTGATGGACTCTGCAGAAGATCACTAATACCAGTATCACTAAAATGGATGCACCACCGATCACACCAGCAATAATGCCCGTCCGAGTTGCAGATTGCATGTGAGAACCATGTCTCCTCAAGCCTAAATTGTCATCGCCTTTCACCGAAGATGCCTCGTTCGGGAGTACCAGCAAGTAATTTCCAGGATGAAATGACGAAGAAGGGAACTTCTGTAAGTTTCCAGGAACAATCCCAGAGAGATTATTGTATGatatattaaattcttttatcgTATCTGGAAGATCATCAGGGATACCACCCTCAAGATGGTTGTAAGATAGGTCAAGATTTTCCATGAGATGAAATCTACCCAGTTCAGGGGGCAAAGAACCCACAAGTTCATTGTACGAAAGATTGAGAGCTACCAGGCTGTAATTTTGTGAGCTGACTTCATCGGTAGGTATCATGCCAGAAAATTTGTTCAAAGACAGGTTAATTTTAGTCA is part of the Primulina eburnea isolate SZY01 chromosome 1, ASM2296580v1, whole genome shotgun sequence genome and encodes:
- the LOC140833895 gene encoding uncharacterized protein isoform X1: MGASSSRLEEDKGLQLCRARKKFIKQALNGRCSAAAAHIAYIEELKILGVALRRFVELVAPVESFAYPSRCGNPEPSQTDAAANMSPSLTPRVWSHCNSHHKKFSTSFSKKVEEKPPAAVSVTVTSRSTDTPEMSFETPPWDFFVPFNPVDSHFLSQEGSGIDQSSDYSDCVKEKFPSPQIEESQESEDEFDEPSSATLVRSFKNINREMINYVHHDSPHMAPEVPTIKLPSFDVNKAKEFNVNEDSTTPSSESMTLETKFMNGMNNISPDLSQYKQTPARFDHLNDVNTTPVKSEVDGKIVPGDIFSSIKNIEQLFFVASESGKEVPRMLEAHKFHFRPVFPAKASGPVAFPLIKSCFSCGNYPNEIQEEPPQNSVKYLTWPRTASSHYASSQNLPDANSFDNTADLSNNLFENFCMLSGSHASTLDRLYAWEKKLYDEVKAGQVLRSNFDRKCKFLRLQESRGHGTEKARSVVKDLHSRIRVSIHRINSISMKIEEIRDEELQPQLEELIEGLTRMWETMLECHNLQFHIATITHRPGSTEPTVHSDSQRQITINLENELNYLSSSFTKWLGAQKIYIEAIDKWLFKCVLLPQNTSKRNKRMKPPPIRNCGPPIYKISGAWLEMINELPCKGVVDSIKELAAEVAHFIPHQEKNSENSVIRSYKTSLSDAPDGDHGINMSRDKVFEDHVAVFDRFCTRLVGFLGCLNSFAECSVKKFAELQKAIQEAKNNHETLEVPTEGDLV
- the LOC140833895 gene encoding nitrate regulatory gene2 protein-like isoform X2, giving the protein MGASSSRLEEDKGLQLCRARKKFIKQALNGRCSAAAAHIAYIEELKILGVALRRFVELVAPVESFAYPSRCGNPEPSQTDAAANMSPSLTPRKFSTSFSKKVEEKPPAAVSVTVTSRSTDTPEMSFETPPWDFFVPFNPVDSHFLSQEGSGIDQSSDYSDCVKEKFPSPQIEESQESEDEFDEPSSATLVRSFKNINREMINYVHHDSPHMAPEVPTIKLPSFDVNKAKEFNVNEDSTTPSSESMTLETKFMNGMNNISPDLSQYKQTPARFDHLNDVNTTPVKSEVDGKIVPGDIFSSIKNIEQLFFVASESGKEVPRMLEAHKFHFRPVFPAKASGPVAFPLIKSCFSCGNYPNEIQEEPPQNSVKYLTWPRTASSHYASSQNLPDANSFDNTADLSNNLFENFCMLSGSHASTLDRLYAWEKKLYDEVKAGQVLRSNFDRKCKFLRLQESRGHGTEKARSVVKDLHSRIRVSIHRINSISMKIEEIRDEELQPQLEELIEGLTRMWETMLECHNLQFHIATITHRPGSTEPTVHSDSQRQITINLENELNYLSSSFTKWLGAQKIYIEAIDKWLFKCVLLPQNTSKRNKRMKPPPIRNCGPPIYKISGAWLEMINELPCKGVVDSIKELAAEVAHFIPHQEKNSENSVIRSYKTSLSDAPDGDHGINMSRDKVFEDHVAVFDRFCTRLVGFLGCLNSFAECSVKKFAELQKAIQEAKNNHETLEVPTEGDLV
- the LOC140833919 gene encoding LOW QUALITY PROTEIN: NDR1/HIN1-like protein 13 (The sequence of the model RefSeq protein was modified relative to this genomic sequence to represent the inferred CDS: deleted 1 base in 1 codon), giving the protein MADQRVHPTTSDPPPSSSSSDTSPKQSAEHPKPPNPPPSKPVPPPPATYVFQLPREQIFRYPPPENAKKFEALTRRKSRKSCCRRCCCFTFCLLLFLVIAAAVSAGVLYLVFRFKSPKYTVTNIAIEGMNLTSPAPISPGFNVTIRAENPNGKVGIYYLEDSAVTVFFNDVKFSDGVLPVFYQPKKNTTMIHVTPTGSNVVIGGAVRTALSNEQNQGTVPFVVRLKAPVKLKVGLAKTWKFTVKVKCDIVTNTLNENAKIVSTNCDYSVRLW
- the LOC140833927 gene encoding probable inactive receptor kinase At5g10020 isoform X2, with product MQFVCLAVLLLVELSVGELEIDALLWVKKGIQSDPSGKVLVSWDPKSLESDGCPKDWYGIDCSNGSVTSIKLNDLGLVGEFQFSAISGLKKLQNLTISSNQLSGTLTKELGLLQSLQSLDLSLNLFTGSIPAQFTTLKNLVLANVSSNSMGGEIPSGFASLELLKYLDFRSNGFVGDVMGLLGQLDSALYVDLSSNMFSGTLDLGLGNPDFISSIRYLNISHNNLTGELFPHDGIPYFDSLEMFDATDNHFVGNVPSFSFVVSLRVLKISNNQLSGSLPQGLLQESSMLLSELDLSHNHLQGPIGSFTSENLRILNLSYNKLSGPLPSRVGHCAIIDLSHNMFSGDLSRIQSWGNYIEVIDLSSNELTGLLPNQTSQFMRLISIKISNNSIGGVLPPVLGTYPELEVIDFSLNQLGGSLLPILFNSTKLTKINLSLNKFSGMIPTDEVSSQNYSLVALNLSYNELVGSLPPELGRFHLMENLDLSYNHLEGGIPDDLPDTIKEFNISYNNLSGIVPGNLQKFPSSSFHPGNYLLVLPNEASSVKGDDNLGLRRHGSHMQSATRTGIIAGVIGGASILVILVLVIFCRVHQQRVITTSTETGGKKESGHERRYVSSAVDERKDCEFQESARKTEVVVPCPVSTTQSANTSPTVLRHQPENSNSLKVCSPEKLAGDLHLYGNSLKFTAEELSAAPAEVIGMSCHGTLYKAVLASCHVLAVKLLKEGIAKGRKEFAREAKRLGNIRHPNLVSLQGFYWGPKEHEKLIITKYIDAPCLALYIHGTDPTTLPPLSLKKRLKIAIDITRCLTYLHNESAIPHGNLKSTNILIEIPTTNTLLTDYSLHRLLTSAGTAEQVLNAGALGYRPPEFANMTKPCPSLMSDVYAFGVILLELLTGRRSVDIIPGNPEVVDLSEWASQMAEENRENECFDAEIMGTQGVVSVPKGLTSMLRIALKCILPAAERPDMKMVFEDLSTIALS
- the LOC140833927 gene encoding probable inactive receptor kinase At5g10020 isoform X1 encodes the protein MQFVCLAVLLLVELSVGELEIDALLWVKKGIQSDPSGKVLVSWDPKSLESDGCPKDWYGIDCSNGSVTSIKLNDLGLVGEFQFSAISGLKKLQNLTISSNQLSGTLTKELGLLQSLQSLDLSLNLFTGSIPAQFTTLKNLVLANVSSNSMGGEIPSGFASLELLKYLDFRSNGFVGDVMGLLGQLDSALYVDLSSNMFSGTLDLGLGNPDFISSIRYLNISHNNLTGELFPHDGIPYFDSLEMFDATDNHFVGNVPSFSFVVSLRVLKISNNQLSGSLPQGLLQESSMLLSELDLSHNHLQGPIGSFTSENLRILNLSYNKLSGPLPSRVGHCAIIDLSHNMFSGDLSRIQSWGNYIEVIDLSSNELTGLLPNQTSQFMRLISIKISNNSIGGVLPPVLGTYPELEVIDFSLNQLGGSLLPILFNSTKLTKINLSLNKFSGMIPTDEVSSQNYSLVALNLSYNELVGSLPPELGRFHLMENLDLSYNHLEGGIPDDLPDTIKEFNISYNNLSGIVPGNLQKFPSSSFHPGNYLLVLPNEASSVKGDDNLGLRRHGSHMQSATRTGIIAGVIGGASILVILVLVIFCRVHQQRVITTSTETGGKKVGAESGHERRYVSSAVDERKDCEFQESARKTEVVVPCPVSTTQSANTSPTVLRHQPENSNSLKVCSPEKLAGDLHLYGNSLKFTAEELSAAPAEVIGMSCHGTLYKAVLASCHVLAVKLLKEGIAKGRKEFAREAKRLGNIRHPNLVSLQGFYWGPKEHEKLIITKYIDAPCLALYIHGTDPTTLPPLSLKKRLKIAIDITRCLTYLHNESAIPHGNLKSTNILIEIPTTNTLLTDYSLHRLLTSAGTAEQVLNAGALGYRPPEFANMTKPCPSLMSDVYAFGVILLELLTGRRSVDIIPGNPEVVDLSEWASQMAEENRENECFDAEIMGTQGVVSVPKGLTSMLRIALKCILPAAERPDMKMVFEDLSTIALS